A single genomic interval of Malania oleifera isolate guangnan ecotype guangnan chromosome 11, ASM2987363v1, whole genome shotgun sequence harbors:
- the LOC131168678 gene encoding early nodulin-like protein 19, with protein sequence MEMGGGGGVGGVVAVVMKMAVVAAAAALLCAECREPVLHKVGGQQGWKTGVNYTNWSKSETFYVGDWLYFIFDKNQYNVLEVNETSYEQCIDQNFITNVTKGGKDVFNLTEARPYYFLSGRGFCFSGVKLAVPVRVPPPPSPPPAPAKSGSPSSHTPGSLGGGLAYYLIAGTALGLLLR encoded by the exons ATGGAGatgggaggaggaggaggagttgGCGGTGTAGTGGCGGTGGTGATGAAGATGGCGGTggtggcggcggcggcggcgttGTTGTGCGCAGAGTGCCGTGAACCGGTGCTTCACAAGGTGGGAGGGCAGCAAGGGTGGAAAACCGGCGTCAACTACACCAATTGGTCCAAAAGCGAGACCTTTTACGTCGGCGATTGGCTCT ATTTCATCTTTGACAAGAACCAGTACAATGTGCTGGAAGTGAACGAGACGAGCTACGAGCAGTGCATTGACCAAAACTTCATCACCAACGTCACCAAAGGAGGGAAAGACGTCTTCAACCTAACCGAGGCCAGGCCCTATTACTTCCTCAGCGGTCGAGGTTTCTGCTTCAGCGGTGTGAAACTCGCGGTCCCCGTCCGAGTGCCCCCGCCGCCCTCTCCGCCGCCGGCTCCGGCCAAGAGTGGCTCTCCCTCGTCACACACACCCGGCAGCCTTGGTGGCGGCCTCGCCTATTATTTGATCGCCGGTACTGCTCTGGGATTGCTTCTCCGTTAG